A part of Augochlora pura isolate Apur16 chromosome 1, APUR_v2.2.1, whole genome shotgun sequence genomic DNA contains:
- the Pde9 gene encoding phosphodiesterase 9, with product MDLEARNGTGGNNDDEYTNIYFIVGDCRKMATYKADQVTDMELKEIFRNAAEAGPLDIVKLSKGEKLLNVSTNLPGNTPDTPYVLEIVGAHPASSGVIEAEVLWALERRVAALERQLREQQEALYASPSFALRELKRQVDSFKNKLEHNDQLNWLSYYKQLPEPIYADSCRRLQYRRKSDSMKRKVREKFLNICDVSVSSSVREWLRSPAFDARQWEDEELLLMLQTMFVELELPQKFNIPLPILRNFLYEVYNNYNEVPFHNFRHCFCVAQMMYAIAWAVDLPSRIGNLEVFILIVSCICHDLDHPGYNNIYQINARTELALRYNDISPLENHHCSVAFRVLEAPECNILASLDNATYRIVREGIIRCILATDMARHNEILGQFTDTVPEFDYSSKAHINLLSMILIKVADISNEARPMEVAEPWLDMLLQEFFKQSDAEKLEGLPVTPFMDRDKVTKPSSQVSFIGLVILPLFESLGELLPELQVLIVQPAREALEYYRRLNEAAKDERHHRKSIADPGESTPTATTPGGTGSSTVVKSVSSHSMRSKRSVGTVHSRSRSTDEDITENLTAEDAENIESSDPETATEVEISEQTLKFKISTEGTVAGPATGRKSYPGSRKGSREKSSLDYHNHDLVRAVREHERRRSKGENLGSNLSSPVSARSAEETRIEEELSKEDVVQTDAKNSDGRLVEGNGNVVAQPQRNNLKKPSRPVENDQEVRSSRKEARRESMVLRCCCDDKAGPNNHKSILSRLRNFTDKLNISFDSRDSLSPKPTKHVTKALNKSNSVSNASEPTTSSRHANSLTICKRCNLAKPPPREAKAIATVVELRSVDKRAMTLPKVRKSADCKNKSWRTVFAKEKRSSTSLETLPSAKAEISLAKHRRNFSNPEGKSSQSLREVKEQRKAAGIEFREINVRAKNQKKPEIVVKTEHGSEEELQTDVAKVEIRRSSASMEDISKMAKQTESVMLGSLEPKKAEERPLAGSLDSMLCKDVTKSRKKPIFSSPAATKKASPGLLSRFKSGMSVDSTRSNSNSDSLHDQSSQSTSGWISSLTASFRPRRQATEAPLSSHPPRSLSREEIK from the exons AAATCTTTAGAAATGCAGCAGAGGCTGGCCCTCTGGATATCGTGAAGCTTAGCAAGGGGGAGAAGCTCCTAAACGTCTCAACTAATTTGCCGGGGAACACACCGGACACGCCCTATGTTCTCGAG ATCGTCGGAGCGCATCCGGCCTCGTCGGGGGTGATCGAGGCGGAAGTGCTGTGGGCTCTCGAGAGACGTGTGGCGGCCTTGGAACGGCAACTTCGGGAGCAGCAAGAAGCTCTGTACGCGTCACCATCGTTCGCTCTTCGTGAACTCAAGCGGCAAGTCGATAGTTTCAAGAACAAGTTGGAACACAACGACCAGCTCAATTGGCTGA GTTACTACAAACAGCTTCCGGAGCCTATCTACGCGGATTCTTGTCGCAGATTGCAGTATCGTCGGAAGAGCGACAGCATGAAGCGGAAGGTGCGGGAAAAGTTCCTCAATATCTG CGATGTGTCAGTGTCATCGAGCGTCCGAGAGTGGCTCCGTTCGCCCGCGTTCGACGCGCGACAGTGGGAAGACGAAGAGCTTCTGTTGATGCTCCAGACGATGTTCGTCGAGCTCGAGCTACCTCAAAAGTTTAACATTCCTTTACCAATCCTGAGGAACTTCCTGTACGAAGTCTACAACAACTATAACGAGGTGCCGTTTCACAACTTCAGGCACTGTTTCTGCGTGGCGCAAATG ATGTACGCGATAGCGTGGGCAGTGGATCTGCCGTCACGGATCGGCAATCTTGAGGTGTTCATACTCATTGTCTCCTGCATCTGCCACGATCTAGATCACCCGGgatacaacaatatttatcaaataaatgcCCGGACCGAGCTGGCGCTGCGTTACAACGATATCTCGCCGTTGGAGAACCACCATTGCTCCGTGGCGTTTCGCGTGCTGGAGGCGCCCGAATGCAACATATTGGCGTCCCTGGATAACGCGACGTATCGAATAGTACGCGAAGGGATCATCAGGTGCATCCTTGCGACGGATATGGCTAGGCATAACGAGATTCTCGGCCAATTCACCGACACCGTGCCGGAATTCGATTATTCCAGCAAAGCTCACATCAACCTG TTGTCGATGATTCTCATCAAGGTGGCCGACATTAGCAACGAGGCGCGCCCGATGGAAGTCGCGGAGCCGTGGCTGGACATGCTGCTGCAGGAATTCTTCAAGCAGAGCGACGCGGAGAAGCTCGAGGGACTTCCGGTCACGCCGTTCATGGATCGCGACAAAGTAACTAAACCCTCGTCGCAAGTCAGCTTCATCGGCTTGGTAATACTCCCTTTGTTCGAGTCCCTCGGGGAGTTGCTTCCCGAGCTGCAG GTTCTGATAGTCCAGCCAGCGCGAGAAGCATTAGAGTACTATCGCAGACTGAACGAGGCGGCGAAGGACGAGCGCCACCATCGAAAAAGCATAGCGGACCCGGGCGAGTCGACGCCGACGGCCACGACGCCGGGCGGCACGGGATCGTCGACCGTGGTGAAGTCGGTGTCGTCGCACAGCATGCGCTCGAAACGATCGGTGGGCACGGTGCACTCGAGGTCGCGGTCCACCGACGAGGACATCACCGAGAACCTGACGGCGGAGGACGCCGAGAATATCGAGAGCTCCGACCCGGAGACGGCGACGGAGGTCGAGATCAGCGAGCAGACGTTGAAGTTCAAGATCTCGACGGAGGGGACCGTGGCGGGTCCGGCAACAGGTAGGAAAAGCTACCCGGGTAGCCGGAAGGGTAGTCGGGAGAAATCGTCATTGGATTATCATAATCACGACCTGGTCAGGGCTGTCAGAGAGCACGAAAGAAGACGGAGTAAAGGAGAGAATCTTGGTAGCAATCTGAGCTCGCCGGTGAGCGCGAGGTCCGCGGAGGAAACGAGGATCGAGGAGGAGCTGAGCAAGGAGGACGTGGTCCAGACGGACGCGAAGAACAGCGACGGGAGGCTGGTCGAGGGAAACGGAAACGTCGTGGCGCAGCCGCAGCGGAACAACTTAAAGAAGCCGAGCAGGCCGGTGGAGAACGACCAGGAGGTCAGGTCTAGTCGCAAGGAAGCCCGCAGGGAGTCGATGGTGCTGCGTTGTTGCTGCGACGACAAAGCCGGGCCGAACAATCACAAGTCCATCCTCTCGCGGCTGAGGAACTTCACGGACAAGTTGAACATCAGCTTCGACTCGAGAGACTCTCTGTCGCCGAAGCCGACCAAGCACGTCACGAAAGCGCTGAACAAAAGCAACTCGGTGAGCAACGCGTCCGAGCCGACCACATCGTCCAGGCACGCCAACTCCCTGACGATCTGCAAGCGGTGCAACCTCGCGAAACCGCCGCCCAGAGAAGCGAAGGCGATCGCGACGGTGGTGGAGCTGCGGTCGGTGGACAAGCGGGCGATGACGCTGCCGAAGGTCCGGAAGTCCGCGGACTGCAAGAACAAGAGCTGGAGAACGGTGTTCGCCAAAGAGAAACGGTCGTCCACCTCGCTGGAGACGCTGCCGAGCGCGAAGGCGGAGATCTCGTTGGCGAAGCACCGGCGGAACTTCTCGAATCCCGAGGGCAAGTCGTCGCAGAGCCTGAGGGAGGTGAAGGAGCAGCGGAAGGCGGCGGGCATCGAGTTCAGGGAGATCAACGTGCGCGCGAAGAACCAGAAGAAGCCGGAGATCGTTGTGAAGACTGAGCATGGGTCCGAGGAGGAGCTGCAGACCGACGTCGCCAAGGTCGAGATACGGAGGAGCTCGGCGAGCATGGAGGACATATCAAAGATGGCGAAACAGACTGAAAGCGTGATGCTCGGATCGCTGGAGCCAAAGAAAGCGGAGGAGCGTCCTCTCGCGGGCAGCCTCGACTCGATGCTGTGCAAGGACGTAACCAAATCCAGGAAAAAGCCGATCTTCTCCTCGCCGGCGGCCACGAAGAAAGCGTCGCCGGGCCTGCTGTCGCGGTTCAAGTCCGGCATGAGCGTCGACAGCACGAggagcaacagcaacagcgaCTCCTTGCACGACCAGAGCTCGCAGTCGACGAGCGGCTGGATATCCTCCCTGACGGCGAGCTTCCGGCCGAGAAGGCAGGCGACAGAGGCTCCGCTGTCCTCGCATCCTCCGCGTTCGCTAAGCCGGGAAGAGATCAAGTGA